The sequence GGAGCCTcagtggaagaggaggagcagggactggaccaccaggggaaggaaggggggcaggggcggggtcaCCGAGGGGTCACTGCCCCCTTTCCCGGTCTGTGTCCCGCTTTTGACTTTTGAAAAGGTAGTCACCCTACTCtgaatgggctgggctgggataggAGCTAGCAGGTATAGGAGGTAGCCCTAAAACTGAGCTGAGGCCAGTTTCTACAGTTTTGCATCGCTGGGGCAGCACAAATGGAGCGGATGGGGAGGGAACCTAGGCCTGAGTCTCTTACCAGGACTCCTGTGTGTCCGACCACTACTCACACATGCAGTTCTGCCCTGCCTCAGTGGGGAGTGGACTGAGCAGGTGTGCTGTGTGTAAAGCCGTGATTGGAGGGGTTGCCTGAATGGCCTCTCCTGGTGCGCCTGCATTAATCATGTCTCTCACAACATTCAGTCACTAGCACCTGCCTGAGTGTGCAGGAGAAGACTGAGTGACTGTGCCCCTTGAATAGCCCCGTCCACAGCTGGTGCAGCACCCACGGGTCATGCTGCACCCAGAGCGCTCAGGAAGGGCCAGGACTGTGACTGCAAAACAGCTCTGCAGCATTCTTCATGGCCCCTGGATGTTTAATCAGAGACGGGACAGAGACAGACCAAGTCTAATGGGAAACAGCATCCACGTCCCTTCTCCTTATTGACTGTATCGACAAGAATTGTGAGGTCGGATCAGCCACCAATCCCACCAATCCCCTGGCTCTCCAGGAACAGTCACTTTGTaagtgctgctgcctgccttgGTCTCCCTCCCGCAGTGCACTGTCCCCCCTCACCAGTCTTAGACCCTCTCTATGGAATGGAGATCATGTCATCTTGGATATATGGGTCCAGGATGGAATAGGTAGCCCATGTTTTTCGTCTCCCAtgttgttagagagcttattccttcactctcccacatTCCTGGTCCTTtccgcatgaacagagagcaacaatacccgaagtccaaaggtgcaaacaatttgatgtttattggggtgaacttccagcaaacttaaatacaagttcctttttccttattttgaatcccaacttactgcctgtttgcccctaatttacaTAGTAAAAtactcagctataccttaaccaatccttctactgaaatttacctaaccaatcctagcatattgtaacataattttctaaccaattatatcccaccactttaattagtttacatccagcaaaattaattatacagcagacagaaacaatcacagaaccagacagaaaccATGCAAATAAATATAGCAAAGTGGGatttataatgacaaaacaatgcagaaCTGAGGATTTCACAACGACATCTAtgaagacataagggtttcccaactgcgtctattgataagtgagttcttaccagacagaaacctatcaaactaaatttccttttacatcttctaggctcttccctttctctggaggtgatagattggGTCACattcctaacagccccagatgtccttatttcaatatgactaaTTTGGAaagtgaggatgtgaccgttcgcttcccagcttatggctgcctctgctgcttggccaaaggcattagcctaagaacagggactcagactgtcacagtgagagaagacccttacacagattctttcctttatatctctataactagttaaatgataaacatacacctaaattcttaaactataggcctttacagacaggcctgaatgtctatatcctaacacatgCCACAGGAGTCAGGTGGTGAACTGACccttgttaaggaaaagttagcacatgtgactccatgttggtttggggcccaccgttgtctaaaagcaagcacatcatgcaccaggaggagtgttccttagacactgcatccctgtgaaaatcctcccccttgtctccagcctgccttgactcccagtatctgttttttgtcagtctctaactccctatctcctggcctttgatgtgaagcctcccatcctgataataaaagttactgatgcatggctttaggaccatgctgtgtaattaacatactggtttagcacaaGGAATGCACCAaccagggataggtggtagataagaaaagggtttgtgtattggctaaggtttccaatgcatgagggcaacatgctttgttAAAAGtgtataacctttgtataatctgtattcggggtcccctcctggctagcaggggggcaccaaacttgagcgtaataaacttggtgttttttgggaattctgcagttgtggacttcgtttatgtgcctcagcctagattcgaactgtgcgtgacctatcaggtataattctcAGCATTTGTGTGCGTCACCTATAAGGTATAATtcacagcatttgtgtgcgtgtcctaccaggtataattcgcagcagttgtgtgcgtgtcctatcaggtataattcgtaacaccCTTCACTTCATGAACACCCTGATTATCCTCACACGAAGGTGTTTGCTTTTCACGCTGTACACAATTGGGTTCATCAGTGGTGGGAGAAGCAAGGACATGTATCCCAGGAGAATCTGAAGTAAGGGATAAGAGCCCTTCCCAAACCTGTGTATCATAGACAAGCTGATCTCTGGTGTGTAGAAGAGCAGAAGGGCGCAGAGGTGGGAGACACAGGTGTTCAGAGCCCTCAGGCACTCGTCGTAGGACGCGATGCTCAGCACTGTTTTGAGGATCATCACATAAGAAAGGAGGATGAGCAGCAAGTCCAGCCCCATCTGGAAGAGTTTAGTAAACAACCCATAGATGCTGTTGACTCTGATATCCGAACAAGCCATTGTCATGACTTCCCGGTGCACACAGTAGGAATGGGAAAGGACATTTGCTCGACAGTATTGGAACCGTTTCAGGAGAAAGGGAAGTGGAAGTATTAGGACCATCGCTCTTAGCACAGACACCAGTCCCATCTTGCCTATTCTCGGTGGGGTTAAGATGGAAGCATATCTTAGTGGGTTATGGATTGCAATGAAGCGGTCAAAGGCCATCAACAACAGCACAGAGGATTCAATGTATTGAAACAAGTGGATGAAGAAGAGCTGGGCTAAACAGGCATTGAGGCTGATCTCCCTAGAGTTAAACAAGTATATGCCCAGTATCGTCGGTATGGTGGTTATGGATATGCCAAGGTCTGTGATggccaacatggaaaggaaaatgtacatgggctcatggaggcttggaTCTGTTTTTACAAT is a genomic window of Lepidochelys kempii isolate rLepKem1 chromosome 1, rLepKem1.hap2, whole genome shotgun sequence containing:
- the LOC140895544 gene encoding olfactory receptor 51G2-like: MSAVNDTKLKSVIFLLSGLPGHRDAHLWISIPFCFMYVISIVGNSVILFIVKTDPSLHEPMYIFLSMLAITDLGISITTIPTILGIYLFNSREISLNACLAQLFFIHLFQYIESSVLLLMAFDRFIAIHNPLRYASILTPPRIGKMGLVSVLRAMVLILPLPFLLKRFQYCRANVLSHSYCVHREVMTMACSDIRVNSIYGLFTKLFQMGLDLLLILLSYVMILKTVLSIASYDECLRALNTCVSHLCALLLFYTPEISLSMIHRFGKGSYPLLQILLGYMSLLLPPLMNPIVYSVKSKHLRVRIIRVFMK